The genomic stretch GCACCGCGCCGAGCTGCTGACCCGCCACAACGCGACCGGCACCGAGCTGCTGAGCGAGCTGCCGGTGGCCCGGCAGTTCGCCGCGCAGGCGGCCCGCACCCCGGAGGCGACCGCGCTGGTCCACGAGGGCGGCCGGCTGTCCTTCGGCGAGCTGGACCGCCGGGCCAACCGGCTGGCGCACCACCTCCGCTCCCTCGGCGCCGGTCCCGAGGAGACGGTCGCCGTCTGCCTCGACCGCGGCGCCGATCTGATCGTGTCGCTGCTCGCGGTCCTCAAGGCGGGCGCGGTGTACGCGCCGCTGGACCCGGCGGCGCCCGGGCGGCGCACCGCGGACCTGCTGGCGGACATCCGGCCGCGGCTGCTGGTGACCGGCGAGCCGGTGGCGTCGGCGCTGCCGCCCGCGCCCGACGCCACCACGGTGGTCCGCCTGGACGCCGAGCGGCAGGCCGTGGCGGCGCGCCCGGACACCGCGCCGGAGGTGACCGTGGCGCCCGGCGACGCCGCGTACATCATCCACACCTCCGGCTCCACCGGGCGGCCCAAGGGCGTGGTGGTCGAACACCGCGGCCTGGCGAACCTGCTGGACAGCCACCGGCGCACGGTCTTCGGGCCGCTCCAGGAGGCCAACGGCGGGACGCCGCTGCGCGTCGCCCACCTGGCCCCGGCCTCGTTCGACGCCTCGTGGAACCCGGTGCTGTGGCTGGTCGCCGGGCACGAACTGCACCTCGTGACGGACGCGGTCCGCCGGGACGCGCACGCCCTGACCGCGTACCGCGCGGCGGAGCGGATCGACTTCCTCCAGACCACCCCGTCGTACTTCCAGCAGCTGGTGGAGACCGGCCTGCTGGCGGAGGGGGACCACCCGCTGCGCGGCGTGGCCCTGGGCGGCGAGGCGGTCCCCGAGAGCCTGTGGGCGTCGCTGCGGGCCCGGGAGGACCTGATCAGCTTCAACTTCTACGGCCCCACCGAGGCCACCGTGGACGCGCTGGTCACCAGGATCGCGGACAGCCCCGTACCGCTGCTCGGCCACCCCGTGCAGAACACCCGCGCCTACGTCCTGGACGCGGCCGGGCACCTGGCGCCCGTCGGCGCCCCCGGTGAACTGCACCTGGCCGGGGACGGCCTGGCCCGTGGCTATCTGAACCGCCCCGAGCTGACCGGCCGGGCGTTCGTCCCCGCGCCGTTCGACCCCGCCGAGCGGCTCTACCGGACCGGCGACCGGGTGCGGAGGCTGTCCGACGGCCGCATCGAGTTCCTGGGCCGCGTCGACGACCAGGTCAAGCTGCGCGGCTACCGCATCGAGCCGGGCGAGATCTCCGCGACGCTGGACGGGCACCCGGCGGTGACCGAGTCGGTCGTGGTGGTCCGCGGCGAGGGCGACCGGCGGCAGCTGGTCGCGTACTTCACGCACCGGGGCGCCGGTGCCGCGGTGCCCGCCGCGCCGGAGCTGGCCGGCTACCTCGCCGAGCGGCTGCCCGCGTATCTGGTCCCGGCCGCGTTCGTGGCGCTCGACGCCTTCCCGCTCACCCGCAACGGCAAGGTGGACCGGGACGCGCTGCCCGAGCCGGAGGCCGGGCGGGCGGACGGCGCCGACCGTGTCGCGCCGCGCAACGAGACCGAACGGCTGGTCGCCCAGATCTGGGCGGAGACCCTGGGCGTCGCGGACGTCGGGGCCCACGACAGCTTCTTCGAGCTGGGCGGGCAGTCCCTGACCAGCGTCAAGGCGCTCACCCGTATCCGGAAGACCTTCGGGGTGCGGCTGGCGTTCCGCAGCCTGCTGGACACGCCCACCGTCTCCGGGGTGGCGCGGATGATCGAGGACAGCCTGCTGGAACAGCTGGAGAAAGAGGCCGCCGAGGCCGGCGACGCCGTACCGGCGGCGGAGTAACGGCGGTGCCGCAGTCACGGAAAGGAGTGTCACCCGATGTCCCCCTCGCGTGAGGAACGCATAGCGGCGCTGCCCGAGCACCTGCGAGCGCTGCTGCGCAGCAGGCTCTCCGGCGCCGCCGGGACCGACGAGGCCGCCGAGGCCGACGTGGTCCGCCCGGTGCCGCGCGGCGGCCCCCTGCCCATGTCCTTCGCCCAGCAACGCATGTGGTTCCTCCAGGAGTTCGACCCGCTGGCGGTGGGCTACAACTCCAGCTTCGCGCTCCGGCTGCGCGGCACGCTGGACACCGCCGCGCTGCACCGGGCGGTGAACGCGGTGGTCGCCCGCCACGAGTCGCTGCGCACCACCTTCGACTCCGTGGACGGCACGCCCGTGCAGATCCCGCACGCGCTGGTCCCCATCGACCTGCCGGTGACGGAGCTGACCTGCGCCGATCCGCTCGAACGGGAGCAGGAGCTGCGGACGGCGGTGGAGCGGGAGAGCGCCCGGCCGTTCGACCTGCGGACCGGCCCGCTGCTGCGGACGCTGCTGGTGCGGGCGGACGAGCGGGACCACGTCCTGGTGCTGAGCCTCCACCACATCGTCCACGACGGCTGGTCGCTCGGGCTGTTCACCCGGCAGCTCGGCGAGGCGTACGACACCGCGCTGGCCGGCGGTGACCCGCACGTCGCGCCCGCCCCGGTGCAGTACGCGGACTTCGCCGTACGGCAGCGGGAGCGGATGTCCGGCGGCGCCCTGGACGCCTCGCTCGCGTACTGGAAACAGCAGCTGGACGGGGTCGCCCCGCTCCAGCTGCCCACCGACCGGCCGCGGCCCGCGGTGCTGTCCGGGGCGGGCGGCGCACACCTCTTCGAGGTGCCCGCCGACGTGGTCGCGGGGCTGCGCGCGCTCACCGCGCAGACCGGCGCCACCCTCTTCATGACGCTGACCGCCGCGTCCCAGCTGCTCCTGGCCCGCTACGCCCGCCAGGAGGACATCGCCGTCGGCACCCCGGTGGCCGGCCGCGGCGACAGCGGCGAACTGGACGAGCTGATCGGGTGCTTCCTCAACACCCTCGTCCTGCGCGGCCGGGTCGAACTGGAGCTGTCCTTCCGGGAGTTCCTGCTGCGCACCCGCGAGACCGTGCTGAGCGCCTTCAGTCACGAGGAGGTGCCCTTCGAGCAGATCGTGGACGCGGTGCAGCCGGACCGCGACCCGAGCCGGATGCCGCTGGCCCAGGTCCTCGTCGTCCTCCAGAACATGCCGGAGGCGACGCTGGAACTGTCCGGGCTGACGGTGGAGGTGCTGCAACTCCCCCAGGCCAGCACCGGATTCGACCTGGTGTGGGCCTTCGAGGAGCGGCCCGACGGCACCCTGTGGGCGGCCGCCGAGTACAGCGCGGACCTCTTCGACGCGGAGACGGTACGCCGGATGTCCGGCCACCTGGTGAACCTGCTCCGGTCGGTGGCCACCGCGCCGGACTCCCGCATGGGCCGGCTCGGCCTGCTCACCCCGGCCGAGCACGAGCGGCTGACCCGCGACTGGGCCCGCAACCCGCTGCCGCCCGCCGAGGCCGGTCCGGTGCACGCCATGGTGGCCCGGCGCGCCGCCGAGCGCCCCGACGCGGTCGCGGTGCGCTGCGGGGACCGGAGGCTGACGTACGGGGAGCTGGACGCCGGGGCCAACCGGCTCGCCCGCCGCCTGGGCGACGAGGGTGTACGGGCCGGTGACATGGTCGGCGTGTGCTGCGAGCGCGGCCCCGACCAGGTGCTGGCCACGCTCGCCGTCCTGAAGGCCGGTGCCGCGTTCCTGCCGCTGCACCCGGCCTTCCCGGCCGCCCGCCGGTCCCTGATGCTCTCCGAGACCGGCGCGTCCTTGGTGCTGACCGAGACCGCGCTGCTCGACGGGTTCGCCGGCGGCGGGGTGCGGACGCTCGCGGTCGACGCGGAGCGGCCCCGGCTCGCCGCGTACGACGCCACCGAGCCGGACACCGCCCGCACGCGTCCGGAGGACCTGGCCTACATCATCTACACCTCGGGCTCCACCGGTACGCCCAAGGGCGTGCTGCTGCGGCACGGGGGCCTGGCCAACATGATCGACGCGTCCCGGCGGAAGCTCGGCGCGGGGCCCGACATGACGGTGTGCCAGCTGTCCTCGCCGAGCTTCGACGGGGCGGTCTGGGAGACCTTCACCGGTCTCGCCTCGGGCGCCGTGCTGGCGCTGCCGGACGACCCGGCGGAGGCGCTCGGCTCCGCGCAGATCGCCCGGCTGGCCGACGGGCGGCCCACCGTGCTCAGCCTGCCCCCGGCGGCGCTGGCCGCGGTGGAGCCGCGGGCGCTGCCCGGCGGGTCGGTGGTCCTCGCGGTGGGCGACCGCTGCCCCGCCGACCTGGCCCGTACGTGGTCGCGCAGCCACCGCTTCATCAACGGCTACGGGCCGACCGAGAACAGCGTCGGCGCCACCATGTACGAGGGCGACGGGACCGAGCGCGCGGACGCGGCGGACCGCCTGCCGATCGGGCGCCCGCTGCCCAACGTCGAGGTCTACGTCCTGGACGCCTTCGGCAACCCGGTGCCGGCCGGGGTGACCGGCGAGATCCACCTCGGCGGCGCTCAGGTCGCCGCGGGCTACCTGGGCCGCCCCGGCCTCACCGAGCGGCGCTTCGTCGCGCACCCCTTCGGCGACGATCCCGAGGCCCGGCTCTACCGGACCGGGGACCTGGCCGCCTGGCTGCCCGACGGGAAGCTGGACTTCCGCGGCCGGGTGGACGACCAGGTCAAGATCCGCGGCTTCCGGGTCGAGCCGGGCGAGATCGAGGCCGCGATGGCGCGCCACCCGGGAGTGGCCCAGGCGGCGGTCGTGGTCCGCCCGGGCCCGCGCGGCAAGCGGCTGGCGGGCTATGTGGTCCCGGCGTCCGGCGAGGGCGCGACGCTGGCGGCGGAGGTCCGCGAACTGCTGTCCGGCGAGCTGCCCGCCTTCATGGTGCCGAGCACCCTGACCGTGCTGCCGGAGCTGCCGCTGACCACCAACGGCAAGGTGGACCGGGCAGCCCTTCCCGAGGAACAGCCGGGCGGCGAGCGGACGGTGACACGGCCCAGCGGCCCGGTGGAAACCGCGCTGGCCGAGGTCTTCGCGTCCGTCCTGGGAGTCGGGGAGGTCGGCGCGGACGACGACTTCTTCGAGCTGGGCGGTGACTCGATCCTCTCCACCCAGGTCGTCGCACGCGCCCGCCAGGCGGGGCTGCGGATCACCACCAAGGAGCTGTTCCAGTACAAGACCGTCGCCGGGCTGGCCCGGGTGGCACGCGCCGAGGACGCCGGGGGCGGCGTGGACGACGACGCACACCGGACCGGGCCGGTGCCCCTGACCCCGGTGCAGCACTGGTTCTTCGCCCACCACACCGTCAATCCGCACCACTTCAACCAGTCGGTGCTGCTGGAGCTGGTACCCGGGGCCGGCACCGAGGCGCTGCGCCGCGCGCTGGGGCTGCTCATGGAGCGCCACGACGCTCTGCGGACGCGCTTCGTGTACGAGGACGGGAGCTGGCGGCAGGAGATCGGTGCCGAGGCCGCGGGCCGGTGGCACTTCCGGCAGGTGGACCTGACCGGTCTGGGCGAGGCGGACGCGGCGGCGCGGACCGAGGAGGAGACCGTCGCCGCGCAGCGCGGGCTGCATCTGACCGACGGGCCGCTGGTACGGGCCGTCCTGTTCGACCGCGGCCCCGGGCGGGCACGCCGCCTGTTCCTCACCATCCACCACCTCGTCGTGGACGGGGTGTCCTGGCGCGTCCTGCTGGACGACCTGCGCCGGGCGTACACCCAACTCGCCGCCGGGCAGGACGCGGACCTCGGCCCGCGGAGCACCTCCTTCGGGCAGTGGGCACACCGGCTGCACGCCCACACCGCCACCGGCGGGTTCGACGACGAACTGGCCTACTGGCGCGGCCTTCCCGCGGCCGACGAGCCGGCGGACACCGGCACCTTCGCCGAGCGCGGCACCGTGCACGACGGCCTCGACGCGGCCGACACCGAGGTGCTGCTGCGCCGGGTGCCGGGCGTGCTGCGGGCCAAGGTGGACGAAGTGCTGCTGGCCATGCTCGGCCAGGCGCTCAGCGGCTGGGACGGCACCGGGCCGACGCTCGTGGACCTGGAGGGGCACGGCCGGGAGGACATCCTCGACGGTGTCGACCTCAGCGGCACCGTGGGCTGGTTCACCACCATCTACCCCGTCGCGCTCGACGTGCCCAAGGACGCGGCGCCCAAGGACGCCGTGCGGGCGGCCAAGCGGCAGCTGCGCACCCTGCCCCGGCACGGCATCGGGTACGGCGCGCTGCGCCACCTGACGTCCGGCGCGGACCCGGCCGGACCGGCCCTGCCGCCCGCCCACGCGCGGATCGCCTTCAACTACCTCGGCCAGTGGGACGGGCAGCTCCCCGACGGCGACGCCCTGATCGCCCGCCACCTCGACCACGGCGGCCACGACCACGAACCGGCGGAACGGCAGCTGTACGAGCTGGAGATCGTCGCCGCGGTCGAGCACGGCCGGCTCGACCTGAGCTGCGCCTACTCCCCCGCCCGGCACGACGCGGCGGTGGTCGCCGGTCTGCTGCGGACGGTGTCCGACGGCCTGCGGGAGCTGGTGCGCTCGTGCGCCTGACCCGTCCCGGCCCCTTCACACGACAGGAAGACGCCTCATGACGACACCCCACCCGTGGCTGGTGACCCCGGCCAAGCGCCCCGCCGCGGGAACCCGGCTGGTCTGTCTGCCGCACGCCGGGGGCAGCGCCAGCTTCTACCGGCGCTGGGCCCAGCACCTGGACTGCGACGTCGAGTTGCAGATCGTCCAGTACCCCGGCCGGGAGGAACGGGTCAACGAGCCGTTCCTCACCGACCCCGGGAAGCTGGTCGAGGCCGTCACCGGGGCCGTGCT from Streptomyces albofaciens JCM 4342 encodes the following:
- a CDS encoding non-ribosomal peptide synthetase translates to MSPSREERIAALPEHLRALLRSRLSGAAGTDEAAEADVVRPVPRGGPLPMSFAQQRMWFLQEFDPLAVGYNSSFALRLRGTLDTAALHRAVNAVVARHESLRTTFDSVDGTPVQIPHALVPIDLPVTELTCADPLEREQELRTAVERESARPFDLRTGPLLRTLLVRADERDHVLVLSLHHIVHDGWSLGLFTRQLGEAYDTALAGGDPHVAPAPVQYADFAVRQRERMSGGALDASLAYWKQQLDGVAPLQLPTDRPRPAVLSGAGGAHLFEVPADVVAGLRALTAQTGATLFMTLTAASQLLLARYARQEDIAVGTPVAGRGDSGELDELIGCFLNTLVLRGRVELELSFREFLLRTRETVLSAFSHEEVPFEQIVDAVQPDRDPSRMPLAQVLVVLQNMPEATLELSGLTVEVLQLPQASTGFDLVWAFEERPDGTLWAAAEYSADLFDAETVRRMSGHLVNLLRSVATAPDSRMGRLGLLTPAEHERLTRDWARNPLPPAEAGPVHAMVARRAAERPDAVAVRCGDRRLTYGELDAGANRLARRLGDEGVRAGDMVGVCCERGPDQVLATLAVLKAGAAFLPLHPAFPAARRSLMLSETGASLVLTETALLDGFAGGGVRTLAVDAERPRLAAYDATEPDTARTRPEDLAYIIYTSGSTGTPKGVLLRHGGLANMIDASRRKLGAGPDMTVCQLSSPSFDGAVWETFTGLASGAVLALPDDPAEALGSAQIARLADGRPTVLSLPPAALAAVEPRALPGGSVVLAVGDRCPADLARTWSRSHRFINGYGPTENSVGATMYEGDGTERADAADRLPIGRPLPNVEVYVLDAFGNPVPAGVTGEIHLGGAQVAAGYLGRPGLTERRFVAHPFGDDPEARLYRTGDLAAWLPDGKLDFRGRVDDQVKIRGFRVEPGEIEAAMARHPGVAQAAVVVRPGPRGKRLAGYVVPASGEGATLAAEVRELLSGELPAFMVPSTLTVLPELPLTTNGKVDRAALPEEQPGGERTVTRPSGPVETALAEVFASVLGVGEVGADDDFFELGGDSILSTQVVARARQAGLRITTKELFQYKTVAGLARVARAEDAGGGVDDDAHRTGPVPLTPVQHWFFAHHTVNPHHFNQSVLLELVPGAGTEALRRALGLLMERHDALRTRFVYEDGSWRQEIGAEAAGRWHFRQVDLTGLGEADAAARTEEETVAAQRGLHLTDGPLVRAVLFDRGPGRARRLFLTIHHLVVDGVSWRVLLDDLRRAYTQLAAGQDADLGPRSTSFGQWAHRLHAHTATGGFDDELAYWRGLPAADEPADTGTFAERGTVHDGLDAADTEVLLRRVPGVLRAKVDEVLLAMLGQALSGWDGTGPTLVDLEGHGREDILDGVDLSGTVGWFTTIYPVALDVPKDAAPKDAVRAAKRQLRTLPRHGIGYGALRHLTSGADPAGPALPPAHARIAFNYLGQWDGQLPDGDALIARHLDHGGHDHEPAERQLYELEIVAAVEHGRLDLSCAYSPARHDAAVVAGLLRTVSDGLRELVRSCA